One Papaver somniferum cultivar HN1 chromosome 10, ASM357369v1, whole genome shotgun sequence genomic window carries:
- the LOC113316048 gene encoding uncharacterized protein LOC113316048 yields the protein MLKRLKIIIKEWNLRVFGNIHSRLKQDYLCFETAARISDEDPSDTVKLNSMKAAMATLSETRLQQVTMLKQKSSNHWLMEGSSNTSFFHNTIRIRRSNNTISELVDVNGSCITDYDQLRNHVVQYYEDKFNGQELDIDSDLFDFEHDSITVEESLAMASIPSTYEIRQAVFDLGEDSAPGPDGFSACFYRHCWDIIQEDLVKAIIHCWNAGHILNGVNSSLIIFLAKVRGANTLRNFRPIGLSNFFFKIFTEILATILGSLLDKLVSEEQVSFMKGRNIHENISLDSELVNELHIKRKDGNIGLKLDISQAFDTGLRQGDPLSPLIFVLIEDVLSRNITKLFHDKKMSLMVTRGGVSPTHLFFADDIMIFCKGNLKSLQNLVDLLGKYQRASGQTVCRQKSKIYYGGGSPSRCTYLANFLGMSVATFPDRYLGVQIMPVYKWPRKFILQCERAIRNFIWSGDSNISRAVVVAYDKICFPFEEGGLGLTRMSTMNTALLMKLWWKIRHSNKKWAAYLKAKFFGRNGHIKLAGIKSSILPGVRSVYNFVESNTKVLLGDGRNTYLFYDIWYATTSIAEVLNDHTLDNTVRVSDVLIDGQWVIPEVHLQRMLAACLDCANLPRPRGGEDQRVWMPENSGKFSVSSATSLIRQKYPKMDCASLIWRKEIHPVLAAQNWKFLRRVCATFDLIHSRFKIQLANRCCLCGIADESLDHVLFQCTFAARAWNWLSDIFGLRTNKNLLISFKAAKGKSHMIQDLWLLSNCVLKSELWALRNKAVFEQKQPNWNVFYRRVLKRVQDWAISIGLGITTNYLEELYGIIVGLEWAIR from the exons ATGTTGAAGAGGCTGAAAATTATAATAAAAGAATGGAACCTCAGGGTTTTTGGAAATATACATTCTCGTTTGAAACAAGACTATCTTTGTTTCGAAACTGCAGCACGTATTTCAGATGAGGACCCCAGCGACACTGTTAAGCTCAACTCTATGAAGGCAGCAATGGCTACATTAAGTGAGACTCGTTTACAACAGGTTACTATGCTTAAACAAAAATCTAGTAACCATTGGTTGATGGAGGGCTCGAGTAACACTAGTTTTTTCCATAATACTATTCGTATTAGGAGAAGCAACAACACCATTTCGGAACTAGTTGACGTCAATGGTTCTTGTATTACTGATTATGATCAGTTAAGGAATCATGTTGTTCAATATTATGAAGACAAATTCAATGGCCAGGAGTTGGATATTGATAGTGATCTGTTTGACTTTGAGCATGACTCTATTACTGTTGAGGAAAGCCTAGCCATGGCCTCTATTCCTTCCACATATGAGATTCGTCAAGCTGTGTTTGATCTTGGGGAAGACAGCGCGCCGGGTCCAGACGGTTTTTCTGCCTGCTTTTATCGCCATTGTTGGGATATTATCCAAGAAGATCTAGTCAAGGCCATTATACACTGTTGGAATGCTGGTCATATTCTGAATGGTGTTAACTCCTCTTTAATCATTTTTCTTGCTAAGGTAAGAGGTGCGAATACTCTTCGTAACTTCAgacctattggtcttagtaattttttcttcaaaattttcactGAGATTTTAGCTACTATACTTGGTAGTTTGTTAGACAAGCTTGTGTCTGAGGAGCAGGTTTCCTTTATGAAAGGGCGCAATATCCACGAAAACATTAGCTTGGATTCGGAATTAGTCAATGAGCTTCACATTAAGCGCAAGGATGGCAACATTGGGCTGAAGTTGGATATTTCTCAGGCTTTTGACAC aggtttGCGTCAAGGTGATCCCCTTTCCCCTTTGATTTTTGTCTTGATTGAAGATGTGCTTAGCAGAAATATTACGAAGCTCTTTCATGATAAGAAGATGTCTCTCATGGTTACGAGAGGTGGTGTCTCTCCTACTCATCTTTTCTTCGCTGAcgacattatgattttttgtaaaggtaaCCTAAAAAGTCTTCAAAATCTTGTGGACTTATTGGGTAAATACCAGCGTGCCTCTGGTCAAActgtttgtcgtcaaaagagtaagatttattatggtggtggttctccGAGTAGGTGTACTTATCTTGCAAATTTTTTGGGGATGAGTGTTGCAACTTTTCCAGATCGCTACTTGGGGGTTCAGATTATGCCAG TTTATAAATGGCCGAGGAAGTTCATATTGCAATGTGAGAGAGCAATTAGGAATTTTATTTGGTCAGGTGACTCGAATATTAGTCGAGCTGTGGTGGTGGCGTATGACAAAATTTGCTTCCCTTTTGAGGAGGGGGGTCTCGGTTTAACTCGTATGTCTACAATGAATACTGCTCTTcttatgaagttgtggtggaAGATTCGTCACTCCAACAAGAAATGGGCAGCTTATCTCAAGGCTAAATTCTTTGGTCGTAATGGCCATATAAAGCTTGCGGGAATTAAGTCTTCTATTCTGCCAGGGGTTCGCAGTGTGTATAATTTTGTTGAGAGTAATACTAAAGTCTTGCTGGGGGATGGGAGAAATACTTATCTCTTTTATGACATTTGGTATGCGACTACTAGTATTGCTGAAGTCCTAAATGATCACACTCTGGACAACACAGTGCGGGTAAGTGATGTTTTGATTGACGGCCAATGGGTTATTCCTGAGGTTCATTTACAACGTATGCTTGCTGCTTGTTTGGATTGTGCTAATCTTCCTAGGCCAAGAGGAGGTGAAGACCAAAGAGTTTGGATGCCGGAAAATTCAGGAAAATTCAGTGTCAGTTCTGCTACTTCTTTGATTCGTCAGAAATATCCTAAAATGGACTGTGCTTCGCTTATTTGGAGGAAGGAAATCCATCCAGTTCTCGCTGCCCAGAACTGGAAGTTTTTGCGTAGAGTTTGTGCAACTTTCGACCTCATCCATAGTAGATTCAAAATACAGCTTGCAAACAGATGTTGTCTATGTGGAATTGCAGATGAATCTCTTGATCATGTGTTGTTCCAATGTACTTTTGCAGCCCGTGCCTGGAATTGGTTGTCTGATATTTTTGGTTTGAGAACTAACAAAAATCTTTTGATTTCTTTTAAAGCTGCTAAGGGAAAGAGTCATATGATTCAGGACTTGTGGTTGCTTTCAAACTGTGTTCTTAAATCCGAGCTTTGGGCGCTGAGAAACAAAGCTGTTTTTGAGCAAAAACAACCTAACTGGAACGTGTTTTACAGACGGGTGTTGAAGCGTGTTCaggact